In Dasypus novemcinctus isolate mDasNov1 chromosome 10, mDasNov1.1.hap2, whole genome shotgun sequence, one DNA window encodes the following:
- the LOC101423770 gene encoding 2-acylglycerol O-acyltransferase 2: protein MVEFAPLAMPWERRLQTFGILLWVFSFLVLPQLCIAAFIGLLHTRFWLCAVLYAAWWCVDRDTPQQGGRRVEALRRCILWKHMRDYFPIALVKTAELDPSRNYVAGIHPHGIMVAGAFLNLCTESTGFSALFPGIRQYLMTLPVFFRVPFLRDYFMSFGLVTSDKESGAHVLSRKEGGSLLAIVVGGAREMLDARPGAYTLVLRHRKGFVRLALEHGAALVPIFSFGENELYDQVKNPPGSWLRQIQNRLQQVMGFSFPLFHGHGVFQDSFGFVPYRRPITTVVGKPIEVQKTLHPSKEEVDQLHQRYLKELCNLFETHKLKYNVPAEQHLEFC from the exons ATGGTGGAGTTCGCGCCCCTTGCCATGCCGTGGGAGCGCAGGCTGCAGACGTTTGGCATCCTGCTGTGGGTCTTCTCCTTCCTGGTCTTGC cccagcTCTGCATTGCCGCCTTCATAGGCCTCCTGCACACGAGGTTCTGGCTCTGCGCTGTGCTGTATGCGGCCTGGTGGTGCGTGGACCGAGACACGCCGCAGCAGGGGGGCAGGCGCGTGGAGGCCCTGAGGCGCTGCATCCTGTGGAAGCACATGAGGGACTATTTCCCCATCGCG CTGGTCAAGACTGCAGAGCTGGACCCCTCCCGGAACTACGTCGCGGGCATCCACCCCCACGGGATCATGGTCGCGGGCGCCTTCCTCAACCTATGCACGGAGAGCACGGGCTTCTCGGCGCTCTTCCCAGGCATCCGGCAGTATCTGATGACTCTGCCCGTGTTCTTCCGCGTCCCCTTCCTGAGGGACTACTTCATGAGCTTCG GGCTGGTCACGTCAGACAAGGAGAGCGGCGCGCACGTGCTGAGCAGGAAGGAGGGCGGGAGCCTCCTGGCCATCGTGGTGGGGGGCGCCCGGGAGATGCTCGACGCCAGGCCCGGCGCCTACACGCTGGTGCTGCGACACCGCAAGGGCTTCGTCAGGCTCGCGCTGGAGCACGG GGCAGCTCTGGTGCCCATCTTCTCATTTGGGGAGAATGAACTATATGACCAGGTAAAGAATCCCCCCGGCTCCTGGTTGCGCCAGATCCAGAACCGGCTGCAACAGGTCATGGGCTTCTCCTTCCCACTCTTCCACGGCCATGGAGTCTTCCAGGACAGCTTTGGCTTCGTGCCCTACCGTCGGCCCATCACCACCGTGG TGGGCAAGCCCATCGAGGTGCAGAAGACGCTGCATCCCTCGAAGGAGGAAGTGGATCAGCTGCACCAGCGCTACCTCAAGGAGCTGTGCAACCTCTTTGAGACCCACAAGCTCAAGTACAACGTCCCCGCTGAGCAGCACCTGGAGTTCTGCTGA